A genomic window from Microbacterium sp. ET2 includes:
- a CDS encoding glycerate kinase: MTHSAAPPVVIAIDSFKGSIRAADAAHAIAEGWRSVEPGREIILCPMADGGEGTLEAFAAAIPGAQQMSSWLLLPATHDAPNGTGVVELASTSGIELLGTPPKLRPWDADTRGFGEAIAAALTHGVSRLILGIGSSASTDGGAGMLTALGAHFTDAAGRPIAPGARGLATVAHVHLQNLAPLPPGGVTVLTDVTSPLLGERGAAAVFGPQKGATPGDIPLLDTALARYADLLEVDPDSPGAGAAGGTGFGLLAWGAHLVPGAPAVAQLIDLPARLAAASLVITGEGSFDASSAAGKTVAYVQDLATTHGVPVALVAGHVAADVPRSGLLDWVSLTDLAGSSARALAEPARWLRNAGSLLARRLNG, encoded by the coding sequence ATGACTCACTCTGCCGCCCCGCCGGTCGTCATCGCGATCGATTCCTTCAAAGGGTCGATCCGCGCAGCTGACGCTGCACACGCGATCGCCGAGGGGTGGCGGAGCGTCGAACCCGGGCGCGAGATCATCCTGTGCCCGATGGCCGACGGCGGAGAGGGGACCCTGGAGGCCTTCGCCGCGGCGATCCCCGGGGCGCAGCAGATGTCCTCCTGGCTCCTGCTCCCCGCGACCCACGACGCGCCGAACGGGACCGGCGTGGTGGAACTCGCCTCGACCTCCGGCATCGAGCTGCTCGGCACACCGCCGAAGCTCAGACCGTGGGATGCCGATACGCGAGGTTTCGGCGAGGCGATCGCCGCAGCGCTCACGCACGGGGTGTCGCGACTGATCCTCGGCATCGGCAGCAGCGCCTCGACCGACGGCGGCGCGGGCATGCTGACCGCGCTGGGGGCGCACTTCACGGATGCCGCGGGGCGGCCGATTGCGCCGGGCGCGCGCGGGCTCGCAACCGTCGCGCACGTCCATCTGCAGAACCTCGCTCCCCTGCCGCCGGGTGGCGTGACCGTCCTCACCGACGTGACCAGCCCCCTCCTCGGCGAGCGCGGGGCGGCCGCGGTGTTCGGCCCGCAGAAGGGCGCGACGCCCGGCGACATCCCTCTCCTCGACACCGCGCTCGCCCGCTACGCGGACCTTCTCGAGGTCGACCCCGACTCCCCGGGCGCGGGAGCCGCCGGCGGCACCGGCTTCGGACTGCTCGCGTGGGGCGCGCACCTCGTCCCGGGCGCCCCGGCGGTGGCGCAGCTGATCGACCTGCCGGCACGACTCGCCGCGGCATCCCTCGTCATCACCGGCGAGGGGTCGTTCGATGCTTCTTCTGCAGCGGGCAAGACCGTGGCGTACGTGCAGGATCTCGCGACGACGCACGGCGTACCGGTCGCGCTCGTCGCGGGCCACGTCGCCGCCGACGTACCCCGGTCGGGTCTCCTCGACTGGGTGTCGCTGACCGACCTCGCCGGCTCGTCGGCCCGGGCGCTCGCCGAGCCGGCGCGCTGGCTGCGGAACGCTGGTTCACTGCTCGCTCGGAGATTAAACGGATAG
- a CDS encoding HAD family hydrolase, which produces MNDGRRTLVATDIDGTLVPDGTLELPAYTADVLRRLDTAGVPVVFVTGRPLRWMTGFWPHVGHHGMAIVSNGAITYDAHAREIVSFTGIAAEEGLALSAAISAALPGARFAIECADGIRLDPRFAARTAVAEAPRGPLPEIWTDPAMKLLVRDPDVDADLLQGEIATIVGDAATVTWTMPGLVEISAAGVTKASALHVLCERLGVDPDKVIAFGDMPNDIPMLSWAGTSYAMAGAHPTVREIADRTAPPTADEGVAQVLEHLFAPA; this is translated from the coding sequence GTGAATGATGGCCGTCGAACGCTGGTGGCCACCGACATCGACGGCACCCTCGTCCCCGACGGCACGCTCGAACTCCCCGCCTACACCGCGGACGTGCTCCGACGTCTCGACACCGCCGGCGTCCCCGTCGTCTTCGTCACCGGCCGACCGCTGCGGTGGATGACCGGCTTCTGGCCCCACGTCGGCCACCACGGCATGGCGATCGTCTCCAACGGCGCCATCACGTACGACGCCCACGCCCGCGAGATCGTGTCGTTCACGGGCATCGCGGCAGAGGAGGGTCTCGCGCTGTCCGCGGCCATCTCCGCCGCGCTCCCCGGCGCCCGATTCGCGATCGAGTGCGCTGACGGCATCCGTCTCGATCCGCGATTCGCCGCGCGCACCGCCGTCGCGGAGGCCCCGCGCGGTCCCCTCCCGGAGATCTGGACCGACCCGGCAATGAAGCTGCTGGTGCGCGATCCTGACGTCGACGCCGACCTCCTGCAGGGCGAGATCGCCACGATCGTCGGTGATGCCGCGACGGTCACCTGGACCATGCCGGGCCTGGTCGAGATCAGCGCGGCCGGCGTCACGAAGGCCAGTGCGCTGCACGTCCTCTGCGAGCGTCTGGGTGTCGACCCCGACAAGGTCATCGCGTTCGGCGACATGCCCAACGACATCCCGATGCTGTCGTGGGCGGGCACGAGCTACGCGATGGCCGGCGCGCATCCGACGGTCCGTGAGATCGCCGATCGCACCGCGCCGCCGACGGCCGACGAGGGCGTCGCCCAGGTGCTCGAACACCTCTTCGCGCCCGCCTGA